From a region of the Acinetobacter calcoaceticus genome:
- a CDS encoding cryptochrome/photolyase family protein, whose amino-acid sequence MSNVNQLIWFRQDLRVRDHAALWHACQQGPSIGLIILSPEQWKIHHDAPIKINFYLLQLQQLKKELEQLNIPLIIQVIPHWKDIADYICELTHQLHIENVYSNIEVGVNELKRDKTVQQALNQQNKELFLFHDRTIFPLCSIRNQSQQPYQVFSAFKKACYSKLDISGLPQCYPVPEKQNAYPQSFSNIKSLDLEEIEAFFDSSISKERQDLWPTGEDFALEQLDLFIEDHLSHYKLERDFPNVKGTSQLSPYLNLGILSIRQCLQALFRAEHGNFHLADEGQQTWLDELLWREFYQHILFDFPHVSKHFPFKQNTQNIKWENNQEHLVAWQTGQTGIPIIDAGMRQLQKTGWMHNRVRMITAMFLCKNLLIDWRIGEKWFMEHLIDGDLAANNGGWQWCASTGTDAVPYFRIFNPIAQSKKFDPNGDYIRQWVEELAHLDNKMIHEPYSTKANLQLNYPKPIVDLKETRTKAIETFKSI is encoded by the coding sequence ATGTCAAACGTAAATCAGCTTATTTGGTTTCGTCAGGATTTGAGAGTTCGGGATCATGCTGCGTTATGGCATGCCTGCCAACAAGGACCTTCGATTGGGTTAATTATATTGTCGCCTGAGCAATGGAAAATACATCACGATGCACCTATAAAAATTAATTTCTATTTACTTCAGCTTCAACAATTAAAAAAAGAATTAGAACAGCTTAATATTCCACTTATCATTCAAGTCATTCCCCACTGGAAAGATATTGCAGATTATATTTGTGAACTCACACATCAACTCCATATCGAAAATGTTTACTCGAATATAGAAGTAGGCGTGAATGAGTTGAAAAGAGATAAAACTGTACAACAAGCTTTAAATCAGCAGAATAAAGAACTTTTTTTATTTCATGACCGTACAATTTTCCCTTTATGTTCCATTCGTAATCAGTCGCAGCAACCGTATCAAGTTTTCAGTGCATTCAAAAAAGCCTGTTATTCGAAACTAGATATAAGTGGTTTGCCTCAGTGCTATCCAGTTCCTGAGAAACAAAATGCCTATCCGCAGTCTTTTTCAAATATAAAAAGTTTAGATTTAGAAGAAATTGAAGCTTTTTTTGACTCATCAATTTCTAAAGAGCGACAAGACTTATGGCCGACCGGAGAAGATTTTGCTCTGGAACAGCTCGATTTATTTATTGAAGATCATTTATCTCATTATAAATTAGAACGTGACTTTCCAAATGTAAAAGGCACTAGCCAACTTTCTCCATATTTAAATCTTGGAATTTTATCTATTCGACAATGTTTACAGGCTCTCTTTCGTGCTGAACATGGCAACTTTCATCTGGCAGACGAAGGCCAGCAAACATGGTTAGATGAATTGCTTTGGCGCGAATTTTATCAACATATTTTATTTGATTTTCCACATGTCTCTAAACACTTCCCGTTTAAGCAAAATACTCAAAATATTAAGTGGGAAAATAATCAAGAGCATTTGGTAGCTTGGCAAACTGGTCAAACTGGTATACCGATTATTGATGCAGGCATGCGCCAGCTACAAAAAACAGGATGGATGCATAATCGAGTGCGCATGATTACTGCTATGTTTTTGTGTAAAAACCTACTCATCGACTGGCGTATAGGTGAAAAATGGTTTATGGAGCACTTAATCGATGGCGATTTAGCAGCCAATAATGGTGGCTGGCAATGGTGCGCTTCCACTGGAACTGATGCTGTACCTTACTTTAGAATTTTTAACCCTATTGCTCAATCTAAGAAATTTGATCCAAACGGAGACTATATTCGTCAATGGGTGGAGGAATTAGCTCATCTAGACAATAAAATGATTCATGAACCCTACTCAACTAAAGCTAATCTTCAATTAAATTATCCAAAACCAATTGTTGATTTAAAGGAAACCCGAACAAAGGCAATTGAAACATTTAAGAGTATTTAG
- a CDS encoding NAD(P)/FAD-dependent oxidoreductase, with protein sequence MTQNLHHIVIVGGGAGGLELATQLGETFGKTHKAKITLIDQNLTHIWKPLLHEIAAGSLNPHEEQTNYFAHAEKHHYEFVLGTLVGVNKDQKIIELIPPQVSKEQNTDVQQLSYDTLILALGSVSNDFNTAGVRENCHFLDSRKQADIFQQDLLHLYIEAQNQPNQCTLNIGIVGAGATGVELAAELIETTKNFYRYGLKKIHPNQVKITLIEASERILPALSEKTAEHSAKQLEKMGIEVLTKHRVEKIDEHCIYFSNGSQLNSDITVWAAGVKAPKVLENFNDFERDNINRLMVYATLQTYSDPNVFAFGDCAHCQLDARHPPLGPRAQVASQQASFLVDAMAARLNNRSQPMFRFNDKGSLVSLSRNKAVGELLGDVSVQGYIAKTMYVSLYRLHQATIHGYTQAGLLTMKDLLTRRVRPKIKLY encoded by the coding sequence ATGACCCAAAATTTACATCATATTGTAATTGTTGGTGGTGGTGCTGGAGGCTTAGAGCTTGCGACACAACTCGGTGAAACTTTTGGGAAAACTCATAAAGCGAAGATTACGTTAATTGACCAAAACCTGACGCATATCTGGAAACCTTTGCTTCATGAAATTGCTGCTGGATCTTTAAATCCACACGAAGAACAAACTAACTATTTTGCCCATGCAGAAAAACATCACTATGAATTTGTGCTTGGAACATTAGTTGGGGTTAACAAAGATCAAAAAATAATTGAGTTAATTCCTCCTCAAGTCTCTAAAGAGCAGAACACCGATGTGCAGCAATTGAGTTATGACACGCTTATTTTAGCGCTTGGTTCGGTGTCAAATGACTTTAATACAGCAGGCGTGCGTGAAAACTGCCATTTCCTCGACAGCAGAAAACAAGCCGATATTTTTCAGCAAGATTTATTACATCTATATATTGAAGCTCAAAACCAGCCAAATCAGTGTACTTTAAATATTGGGATTGTGGGTGCTGGTGCAACAGGTGTAGAACTTGCTGCCGAACTCATTGAAACAACTAAAAACTTTTATCGATATGGTTTAAAAAAGATTCATCCAAACCAAGTCAAAATTACGCTTATTGAGGCATCCGAACGTATTTTACCTGCCCTCAGCGAAAAAACAGCTGAGCATAGTGCAAAACAGCTCGAAAAAATGGGCATTGAAGTTTTAACCAAACATCGCGTTGAAAAAATTGATGAGCATTGCATCTATTTCAGTAATGGTAGCCAGTTAAATAGTGATATTACCGTCTGGGCAGCAGGTGTAAAAGCACCCAAGGTTTTAGAAAACTTTAACGATTTTGAACGCGACAATATTAACCGCCTCATGGTCTACGCAACATTACAAACCTATTCAGACCCAAATGTATTTGCATTTGGTGATTGTGCACATTGCCAACTTGATGCAAGACATCCTCCTCTTGGGCCACGTGCTCAGGTTGCGAGCCAACAAGCGAGCTTTTTAGTCGATGCTATGGCAGCTCGATTAAACAATCGTTCACAACCTATGTTTAGATTTAACGACAAAGGTTCACTCGTGTCTTTAAGCCGTAATAAAGCCGTTGGAGAATTACTTGGCGATGTAAGTGTGCAAGGCTATATTGCCAAAACCATGTATGTATCTTTGTATCGTTTACACCAAGCAACAATTCATGGATACACTCAGGCTGGACTACTCACAATGAAAGATTTACTTACAAGACGTGTACGTCCAAAAATTAAACTATATTGA
- a CDS encoding VIT family protein — MAFPHHVEHHAIHRSGWLRASVLGANDGIISVTSLIMGMAASGAASHTLLITCIAGLISGATSMAAGEYISVKSQEDIEKSDLAIEEKELKKYPQKELDELTQIYIARGLSSELAKEVAIQLTTHDALGAHARDEIGIHENTAANPIQAALSSAASFTFGAFFPMLAILFTPEHLIMQSVLVTGIVALAILGALASYFAGTSKLKGSLRITLWGILAMAFSSWIGSLFNVTPL; from the coding sequence ATGGCTTTTCCACATCATGTAGAACATCATGCTATTCACCGTTCAGGCTGGTTAAGGGCTTCCGTATTAGGGGCCAATGATGGAATTATTTCTGTGACTAGCTTAATTATGGGAATGGCTGCAAGTGGAGCTGCTTCTCATACTCTGTTAATTACATGTATTGCTGGTTTAATTTCTGGTGCAACCTCAATGGCTGCTGGAGAATATATTTCCGTTAAATCTCAAGAAGATATTGAAAAATCAGATTTAGCAATTGAAGAAAAAGAATTAAAAAAATATCCTCAGAAAGAATTAGATGAGTTAACTCAAATTTATATCGCTAGAGGGCTTTCTAGTGAATTAGCAAAAGAGGTTGCGATACAGCTCACAACACATGATGCTTTAGGTGCGCATGCCCGTGATGAAATTGGTATTCATGAAAATACAGCTGCAAATCCAATTCAAGCCGCTCTTTCATCCGCTGCATCATTTACTTTTGGCGCTTTTTTTCCAATGCTCGCCATCTTATTCACTCCTGAACATTTAATTATGCAAAGTGTTCTCGTTACAGGAATTGTTGCTTTAGCTATCTTAGGTGCACTTGCAAGTTATTTTGCAGGCACATCTAAACTTAAAGGCAGTTTACGTATTACATTGTGGGGGATTCTGGCAATGGCTTTTTCAAGTTGGATTGGCTCATTGTTTAATGTTACTCCTTTATAA
- a CDS encoding FKBP-type peptidyl-prolyl cis-trans isomerase, producing the protein MTAIANNHVVSFHYKLTNAEGETLDQSQGEPLAYLHGAGNIIPGLENALTGKTVGEKFTVNVPAAEGYGEYNPDLVQEVPAQMFQGVENIQPGMQFQAQTDDGVQIVTVKAVEGDNIVVDANFPLAGQDLTFEVEIVEIREASEEELDHGHVHGAGGHHH; encoded by the coding sequence ATGACTGCTATTGCAAATAACCACGTGGTTTCATTCCACTACAAATTAACAAACGCTGAGGGTGAAACACTTGATCAATCTCAAGGTGAACCACTTGCCTATTTGCACGGTGCAGGCAATATCATTCCTGGTTTAGAAAATGCATTAACAGGTAAAACTGTTGGTGAAAAATTTACTGTTAACGTACCAGCAGCTGAAGGTTATGGCGAATACAACCCAGACCTAGTTCAAGAAGTTCCAGCTCAAATGTTCCAAGGTGTTGAGAACATTCAACCTGGTATGCAATTCCAAGCTCAAACAGACGACGGCGTACAGATCGTTACTGTTAAAGCAGTTGAAGGTGACAACATTGTTGTTGATGCAAACTTCCCACTTGCTGGTCAAGATTTAACTTTTGAAGTTGAAATCGTAGAAATCCGTGAAGCTTCTGAAGAAGAATTAGATCACGGTCACGTACACGGTGCTGGTGGTCATCACCACTAA
- the wecB gene encoding non-hydrolyzing UDP-N-acetylglucosamine 2-epimerase, translated as MKKIFISIVFGTRPELIKLAPVILLAKQDSRFQVEVIFTGQHDELVRDAIDFFGVEIDHRLKIMNAGQSLNQLLIHGLSQIEQVYTDGQKRDAIVIQGDTTTVLAAGLVAFSMKVPVAHVEAGLRSYDLDHPFPEEGNRQLVSRITKWHFAPTEQSKRNLLNEQISPELITVTGNTVVDAVYLGRKLISEKSGLKNQLEPYGIQLKQDDKVVLITAHRRENFGDGIQNICNAVEHLANGHPNLHFIWPVHLNPAVHDVVHNKFKDHSQIHLVKPLDYPSLLAVIDRSTFILTDSGGLQEESPSFNKPVLILRDTTERPEVVEVGAGVLVGTNQQKIIEEAEKLINNQQHYEKMAHVENPFGDGQAAQRILDQIAQSYELA; from the coding sequence ATGAAGAAAATTTTTATATCTATTGTATTTGGAACCCGTCCTGAATTAATCAAACTTGCTCCTGTTATTTTATTGGCAAAACAGGATTCACGTTTTCAAGTTGAAGTCATTTTTACTGGACAACATGATGAATTGGTCAGGGATGCGATAGATTTCTTTGGGGTTGAAATTGACCACCGCCTTAAAATTATGAATGCTGGACAAAGTCTAAATCAATTATTAATACATGGTTTAAGTCAAATCGAACAAGTATATACCGATGGTCAAAAAAGAGATGCTATCGTTATTCAGGGTGATACAACGACTGTTTTAGCGGCAGGGTTAGTCGCGTTCTCAATGAAAGTTCCTGTTGCGCATGTCGAAGCAGGTTTGCGTTCTTATGATTTAGATCATCCTTTTCCAGAAGAAGGAAATCGTCAGTTAGTTTCTCGTATTACTAAATGGCATTTTGCTCCGACTGAACAATCAAAAAGAAATCTACTCAATGAACAAATTTCACCAGAGCTTATTACTGTTACAGGCAATACCGTTGTTGATGCTGTGTATTTAGGACGTAAATTAATTTCTGAAAAATCAGGTTTGAAAAATCAGCTAGAACCTTATGGAATTCAATTAAAGCAAGATGATAAAGTTGTGCTTATTACGGCCCACCGCCGTGAAAATTTTGGAGATGGAATTCAAAATATTTGTAATGCAGTTGAGCATTTAGCGAATGGACATCCTAATTTACATTTTATTTGGCCAGTCCATTTAAACCCTGCCGTACATGATGTTGTCCATAATAAGTTTAAAGATCATTCCCAAATTCATCTTGTTAAACCATTAGACTACCCAAGTCTATTGGCAGTCATAGACCGATCTACTTTTATTTTGACAGATTCGGGTGGCCTGCAAGAAGAGAGTCCATCATTTAATAAGCCAGTTTTGATCCTGCGAGACACCACAGAACGACCTGAAGTTGTTGAAGTGGGGGCAGGTGTTTTAGTCGGTACAAACCAACAAAAAATTATTGAAGAAGCTGAAAAGCTAATTAATAACCAACAGCATTATGAAAAAATGGCCCATGTAGAAAATCCATTTGGTGACGGACAAGCTGCTCAGCGTATTCTTGACCAAATTGCGCAATCTTATGAATTAGCATAA
- a CDS encoding tetratricopeptide repeat protein produces MKNSKTINSITHSILIMGAVISSVGVLSISSAFAQDQLNAEYKPGNIIYDKWDRFYKIEQSQPAEAEKILIELSKLTPTDIKVWKSLTYLQIRLEKREEALQSLKQARNLAPQDDTLKLQEAYLLNQQKKNREALVLFKELTSSSDPAIADKANQAVKNLSGGEVKTYFRDVYFAPSYESRYDDVIFPLKARYGKNFDNGRAQVYGFLNLNRDTQSQGGVRPEIIDENAVTLGIGANYQPWTSIPVRAYLEVGGSYDLIDRNRDKFRESVVGGVTGYQEWYSQNNCNHSLCFNDYFTDLYGNAATYSREDYNVIGDLRLRTGLNVYKGENGTVQAYVKLHGLADSKDEYYNNLFEYGPGISWQPFNYQPIKLRVERLYGNYFKDVPIDTKDHYNNTRVELVFYKDF; encoded by the coding sequence ATGAAAAATAGCAAAACAATAAATTCTATAACGCATTCAATATTAATTATGGGAGCAGTGATTTCTAGTGTAGGCGTACTAAGCATTAGCTCGGCTTTTGCACAAGATCAACTAAATGCTGAATATAAGCCTGGCAATATCATTTATGATAAATGGGATAGATTTTATAAGATCGAACAATCTCAACCAGCAGAAGCTGAGAAAATATTAATCGAGCTAAGCAAGCTGACACCAACAGATATTAAAGTCTGGAAAAGCCTAACTTATTTACAAATTCGGCTTGAAAAGAGAGAAGAGGCTTTACAAAGCTTAAAACAAGCAAGAAATTTGGCTCCTCAAGATGATACCTTAAAACTACAAGAAGCTTATTTGCTTAATCAGCAAAAAAAGAATCGCGAAGCATTAGTTTTATTTAAAGAGTTAACGTCATCTTCAGATCCTGCAATTGCTGATAAAGCCAATCAGGCAGTTAAAAATTTAAGTGGTGGAGAGGTCAAAACTTATTTCCGTGATGTTTATTTTGCACCTTCATATGAGTCACGTTACGACGATGTAATTTTTCCACTCAAAGCCCGTTATGGTAAGAACTTTGATAATGGCCGAGCACAAGTATATGGCTTTTTAAACCTAAACCGTGACACTCAATCTCAAGGCGGTGTACGACCAGAAATTATTGATGAAAACGCGGTAACTTTAGGGATAGGGGCTAATTATCAACCTTGGACTTCAATCCCTGTGCGTGCATATCTAGAAGTTGGTGGAAGTTACGATCTGATTGATCGAAATAGAGATAAATTTCGTGAAAGTGTTGTCGGTGGGGTCACTGGTTATCAAGAGTGGTATTCTCAAAATAATTGTAATCATTCACTTTGCTTTAATGATTACTTCACTGATTTATATGGCAATGCAGCGACTTATTCTAGAGAAGATTATAACGTTATTGGGGATTTGCGCTTACGTACAGGCTTAAATGTCTATAAAGGTGAGAATGGAACTGTGCAGGCTTATGTGAAATTGCATGGCTTAGCCGATAGTAAAGATGAATATTACAATAATTTATTTGAATATGGCCCTGGTATTTCGTGGCAGCCTTTTAATTATCAACCTATAAAATTACGTGTTGAACGACTCTACGGCAATTACTTTAAAGATGTACCAATAGATACAAAAGATCATTACAACAATACGCGAGTAGAACTCGTATTTTATAAGGATTTCTAA
- a CDS encoding glycosyltransferase family 2 protein: MAPIDILFLFGFLGIWIPQAFWAWLSYQAWKYSKTAEKELQNLPVPDRWPVLSVLIPAYNEGVVIEDTLHAIAQQDYPAEAYEVLLINDGSKDNTLEIAENLAQIYPCIKIVNVPKGMGGKGKSRTLNNGLPHAKGELIVVYDADSTPEPNCVRLLAQTLIADKKLVAVNGKVRTRNWQDSILTRFIAIEFIFFQWIFQGGRWQRFQLSTLMGTNYVIWRDALETLGGFDEKSLVDDTEMSFRIFIGQKRIKWVPYAIGWQQDPPSLSVFVKQRSRWTQGNFYVTRKYLPVALRTPFPIGIEILNNIMCYVLFVPALFWSHITLTLGLLGIAGISVPGPFTTLWGLSFCLYVAQMWFTLSLEKVKAELYFYSVLSYVSYSQIFLFIVFKAAYDMLKNKIQGNSLQWYKTERSKEKNK, encoded by the coding sequence ATGGCTCCCATTGATATTCTCTTCCTATTCGGTTTCTTAGGCATCTGGATTCCTCAAGCATTTTGGGCATGGTTAAGTTATCAGGCTTGGAAATATTCAAAAACAGCAGAAAAAGAGTTGCAGAACCTGCCTGTGCCAGATAGATGGCCCGTTTTGAGTGTTCTGATTCCTGCCTATAATGAAGGCGTAGTGATTGAAGATACTTTACATGCCATCGCTCAACAGGATTATCCAGCCGAAGCATATGAAGTTTTGCTCATTAATGACGGCTCTAAAGATAACACCCTAGAAATTGCCGAAAATCTAGCGCAGATTTATCCTTGCATAAAAATTGTAAATGTTCCGAAAGGAATGGGAGGCAAAGGTAAATCTAGAACACTTAATAATGGCCTACCCCATGCCAAAGGTGAACTCATTGTTGTCTATGATGCGGACAGTACACCCGAACCCAATTGCGTACGGTTATTAGCTCAGACCCTCATTGCCGATAAAAAATTAGTGGCTGTAAATGGCAAAGTAAGAACCCGTAATTGGCAAGATAGTATTTTGACTCGCTTTATTGCCATTGAGTTCATCTTTTTCCAATGGATTTTTCAAGGCGGACGTTGGCAACGTTTCCAACTATCCACGCTCATGGGTACTAACTATGTTATTTGGCGTGATGCGTTAGAAACCTTGGGCGGTTTTGATGAGAAGTCATTGGTTGATGACACTGAAATGAGCTTCCGGATTTTTATCGGCCAGAAACGAATTAAATGGGTACCCTATGCAATTGGCTGGCAACAAGATCCACCCTCTTTAAGCGTATTTGTTAAACAACGCTCACGTTGGACTCAAGGTAATTTTTATGTGACCCGTAAATATCTACCTGTAGCGTTAAGAACACCTTTTCCCATCGGAATTGAAATTCTGAATAACATTATGTGCTACGTACTTTTCGTACCCGCGTTATTCTGGAGCCATATCACCTTAACTTTGGGCTTACTTGGTATTGCAGGTATTTCAGTTCCGGGGCCATTTACCACTTTGTGGGGTCTTTCATTTTGCTTATATGTAGCACAAATGTGGTTTACCCTTTCTTTAGAAAAAGTTAAAGCAGAACTCTATTTTTACTCTGTTTTGTCTTATGTAAGTTACTCACAAATTTTTCTATTTATTGTATTTAAAGCCGCATATGACATGCTTAAAAATAAAATACAGGGTAACTCCCTTCAATGGTACAAAACGGAACGTAGCAAGGAGAAAAACAAATGA
- a CDS encoding NAD(P)H-dependent flavin oxidoreductase: protein MTLLQQLEIKHPIFLAPMAGVSTPELAAEVSNQGGLGALGLGANTAQSAREQILKTQTLTESSFQVNFFCHQPEQLNPQISAQWIEYLRPQFEKFGEQPPQNLDCIYPSFLDNDDFLKVVLETKPKAVSFHFGIPHPHQIQALKDAGILTMVSATNLVEAQTIEAAGIDIIIAQGIEAGGHRGIFNKTFDAAIKTSDLVHLIVKHCAPPVVAAGGIMNGAQARHMLSLGATAVQLGTAFVQCPSSNASTEYRKALFNEPVTQISASLSGRPARGLLNHWHTQIDLPNRPPQPAYPYTYDLAKQLNTIASKHKDYGFGAFWAGSNVSQIRELNAADLVNQLVVEMLEDE, encoded by the coding sequence ATGACCCTGTTACAACAACTTGAAATTAAACATCCAATTTTTCTTGCCCCCATGGCAGGTGTGTCTACTCCCGAACTTGCCGCGGAAGTTTCTAATCAAGGTGGACTAGGGGCACTAGGCCTAGGAGCAAATACGGCTCAAAGTGCCCGTGAGCAGATTTTAAAAACCCAAACACTTACAGAAAGTTCTTTTCAGGTTAATTTTTTCTGCCATCAACCTGAGCAACTTAATCCTCAAATTTCAGCACAATGGATTGAATATTTACGCCCACAATTTGAGAAGTTTGGTGAGCAACCTCCTCAAAATTTGGACTGCATTTATCCAAGTTTTCTTGATAATGATGACTTTTTAAAGGTTGTATTAGAAACCAAACCTAAAGCTGTCAGTTTTCATTTTGGTATTCCCCATCCACATCAAATTCAGGCATTAAAAGATGCCGGAATTCTAACAATGGTTTCTGCTACCAATTTGGTTGAAGCACAAACTATTGAAGCAGCTGGCATTGATATTATTATTGCCCAAGGTATTGAAGCTGGTGGACATAGAGGAATCTTTAATAAGACTTTTGATGCAGCGATTAAAACGAGCGATTTAGTACACCTTATTGTGAAACATTGCGCACCACCTGTAGTAGCTGCTGGTGGTATTATGAACGGTGCACAAGCAAGACATATGTTAAGTTTAGGTGCTACAGCTGTTCAACTGGGAACCGCTTTCGTTCAATGCCCATCATCCAATGCATCTACTGAATATCGTAAAGCTTTATTTAATGAACCAGTAACACAAATCAGTGCGAGTCTTTCTGGTCGTCCAGCCCGTGGTCTGCTCAACCATTGGCACACACAAATTGATTTACCGAATCGACCGCCTCAACCTGCATATCCATATACCTATGATTTAGCCAAGCAATTAAATACGATTGCAAGTAAACATAAAGACTATGGCTTTGGTGCTTTTTGGGCAGGTAGCAATGTCTCACAAATACGAGAATTAAATGCTGCCG